The stretch of DNA tatttttataattttaaaattttacaaatttatttttgtaattaaaaattttaaatcctaaaattataaataaaacataaaagaaaaatatttttaaaaaattctcccatattttatatatatatcagtgttgaaaaaaatataacccCAGCCAGGACTGGAGAACATACATTTTGGTTTGGGAAAAAAAAATGGCTCAAGAACGAACTGATTTTACAATCTAAGAAATATTATACAAAAAACCAATCAAGTACGCACTGGAGTAGGTATAATTACATTACATTACATTACACACAGGCTGATGAGAAgtacaaaaataaaagagggTTGGTTAGTTAGTGTCTTAGAGGTATAAAACTAAAGAGCAACAAAGTGTTCCTACTAATATTCATATACAAGATGAGAATCGCCAAAAGAAACTCATCAATATGTAATTTAAGGTTTTTAATTTAGGTATTCTTCAAGTAGGAAACTCAATGACTAAATTAACCAACACATGTACAGAAGCATAATAGTACTATATTATCTAATCAAATTGTGAAATTCGATGGGATATATGAAAAGAACCAGAACATGCTCAAAAGGCTCCTAAGTCCTAACTCAATCCGTCGTTCAAAGTTTCAAACTTCAAAGATACCAATGCCCATGAGAGTGTCGCAATTAATATGTTCAAAGCaacctattgtactttggttcATCCGAAAACTTGCATACATATAGCTTATATgagaattaaaataaacaaaaaacttCATATGGTTCAAAGTCAACAAATTCAAGAATTAcaccaaaagaaaaagagaaaagaagaagaagaagaaactaatAACATCTGTAATTGTCTAAACTTTGGAAAGAAACAAGAGTGAAAAAATGCCAAGTACCAACAGTTACAGCATGACTTTTGAGCTAAACCGACAGTTGACTACTGAAGCAAAAGTATATATTGGCATATATTTATGGATAAAGATTTCATCAAATATATAATTTGTTTGAGAAAGCCTTTTTCCCTTCAAAGGCCTCTCACCAAACACTTTTGCCCACAACACTTCTCACCTTTTTCCATAACAAACATTACTAATTTCCAATTACTCGGAACGATTAGCGTACCTCTCGACCTTCTCATCGTTGAGATTAATCCCAACCATAGCCTCGCCCAGCCCACAGCTCACCTCAGCCAGCACATCCGGGTCGCTGTAGTGGGTCACGGCCTGCACAATGGCACGGGCACGGCGGGCAGGGTCGCCACTCTTGAAAACCCCCGAACCCACGAAGACACCGTCGCAGCCCAATTGCATCATGAGCGCGGCGTCTGCCGGTGTGGCCACGCCTCCAGCGGCGAAGTGAACCACGGGCAGCCTGCCCAGCTGCTTGGTCTGCATAACTAGGTCGTACGGGGCCGATATCTTTTTGGCGAAGGAGAAGACCTCGTCGTCATCCATGTTCCTCAAAACCCTAATATCACCCATGACGGACCTGACGTGCCTAACGGCCTCGATGATGTTCCCGGTTCCGGCCTCACCCTTGGTGCGGATCATGGCAGAGCCCTCGCGGATACGGCGGAGGGCCTCACCGAGGTTGCGGCAGCCGCAGACGAAGGGGATCCTGAAGTTGTGCTTGTTGATGTGATTTTCCTCGTCGGCGAGGGTGAGGACCTCGCTCTCGTCGACGTAGTCGACTCCGATGGCCTCGAGGATTTGGGCCTCGACAAAGTGGCCGATTCTTGCCTTGGCCATGACAGGAATGGTCACAGCCTGcttgatttccttgatgagCTGTGGGTCACTCATTCGGGCGACGCCTCCCTGGGCACGAATGTCAGCCGGAACACGCTCCAGGGCCATGACGGCGCACGCACCAGCCTCCTCGGCGATGCGGGCCTGCTCGGCGTTCACCACGTCCATGATAACTCCGCCACGGAGCATCTGGGCAAGGCCGACTTTCACAGAAAACGGCGATTTCTTTGCCGTTTCGTAAATGGCGCCATTTCCGTAGACGGTGACTACCCCCGTGTCTGCcattataagaagaagaagaagcttaaaCTTAACCCTGGGGTTGAGGATAAGAGAGAAGCGATTAGAGAAGAGGAGACGAAGAAGATGAACGAGAGAGAATATTGAGAGAAAGGTGGTGGATATTCACATTCAACACCGTATATAAGTGGCTAGGGATTACCacttcaatcttcttcttcttttttggtattttttttttttaaaaaaaattgtataataaataaatataaaaataatttgcagaaaaaatataataataaaataacacgTGTGACCCGtctgaaaaaataattttaataaaaaaaataataataattttaaactatttcactaatttactaattaaaatggaaatttattctatttttttttcttaacaacCGAATactcttaattttattttattttttaacgacGGAACATTAACAAAcggaatataaaaaaaaatcattttgtcTATTATTTTTTACCTTTTTGAACTAAAATGTTGATACATATCTCAGtacatttgataaaaaaaaatggtgataCATAATCTCAATACAACAATTATATaccaaatttgtatttttttttttggagcaaGCAAATTTGTATTAACTTAGTACACATTCATATTCGGGATTCAGTACTTCTTTTTCTTGGAACATATTGTTTGAAGAAATAGAAAAAggattttgtaaatatttctcGATTAAAATGGAAGTAAATATCAGAGTACATTTTTCCTTTGAAACAATATATCAGTGTACATTAAATACCGAAtttgtctattttttttcttttcttttttcttttgagagcatatatgtatgatataaATAATAGTTGGGGAGAcccataaaattaattaatgcacttcaatattatataaaataaattttaaaaaattactcttaatttagttatttttttcacataattttgtattaattttaataatgacCTAAATTTGTTTacacaaatatattttttattttaatttcatataatttttttgttttaattattttgtgttaatattaaaatatattttatttttattttatatatgtattttaaaaaatgtgaAAGGGGAGTTaaatagtataaattaaaaataaatataaaattaaattaataaaatagagtatttttttaaaaaaaaaaaatgagtgtaAATCAAACTTTTAcacaaatatcatttttatataactaaatgtatttaattaagatGTTCTATTATTTTACTCTTTGGCTTACTTTTAGAATTTGCAAAATGATATTTGTGTAAAAATTCAATCCGCTCTTAAACGTATTGACttcatatttgaattttttaactaGCAGTAATTCTACCCGCTACCTAAACTCTAAAGTGTACTGTTGAATGTCATTTTgcgaaaaattattaaaattaggctaaaataatgaaaacaacTTAAAAAGGAAATGGGTTTTTTCATTAGAAAAACTTTAAGATgtgttttctcattttttttttgcttcctGCTTATTACttaattgttatttttacttattactgcttaatgaataaataaaataatttccattcaacaaaagaaatatatatatactttagtTGTAACTAAACAGTGGCAGAGGCTGCTATACAATCAAACTTTTACAAAGGAAAACcgaaaacaaataattaagaagCATTGGAAAACTAAATCTCAAATGCATCACGACTCTTTGGAATAACACTATCTCAACTTTAGAATTAGGAAGATGCCAAAGAAGTCACAGTGATAaatagtatttatttatttgtttgtttcagtcattaaaaaagaaagaataaagtATTATATTAGAAATATCTAAATAAtagaaaagggaaaaaaatgtaataattttCTTGGGAGAAAATAAGCCAACAATGACACATAACGGAGGCGATAGAAGTTGTATGGAAGACCGTTCGTTTACGATTTGTACTGGTTTCCACACAAAATATTGTTCAATTTTATATGGACAAAACATAATTGGCTcatcttttttttctcttatttcAGTCCAAAAATCCAACCCACTAGGTCTTCGCAGATTGATTTTATTGACCACCCAAACTAAATCAAATGattctcttttctttatttttttaactttttatttggCAAGTGGATTAGAATAAGAGGCTGTGATAAAACTTGCTTCGCTTTCTTCTATTTCTCACTCTTTAATTAGGACACACACATGAGACAcctttttctcttttattttcttttcttttcttctttagtCCGATGTATAACAAAGACTGAAAGTGGTAGTGGTAGTAGAGATTATTAAATGTGATAGACCTGAAAGTGGGGTCAGCttattttctaaataaaatattccaaGTTTTCAAATTACTTGTCATCCAAGAAACAATAGCTGCCACTCAAATGGTCATGATACTGTAAGTTGATAAGTTAATGAACACAAAATGTTTACTTGCTCTTGTTCTACATCATGGCCATTACACACTAGAGAAAGTATATGGTATGTAGGAAGTATATTATTTGAACTGTGAAAATCAATCTAGTCAACGCTATATATCCTTATGTACTAATACAGAAAATGGCCCTGaacaaaaaattgaaaactcTACAAAAACattgttaatttttagtttgtGTATACGCTTTGCGCTTCATATCTTCTATGTCATCAATGGTTTGTCTTTTTTTCCTAATCAAATTCTTCATTAGATTAATATCCGCAGCCTGGAGAGAACAAGGGGGCGATGAAGAAGGAAATGCTGTTGATTTTCGGAGGAGGTATCTCTGTTTAGCATCAGCCAGACATAGCAGGGATTCACTGCACACTTCCAGTGCAGAAGGTGGTCGAATCGGTTTGAACTTTTGTAGCTTTGAGTACTCTTTGATGAGATGAAACATGTAATCATAGACTCTGTCCACGCTAAGGCTCTCCATCAAATCTTGCCCTCCTTTCCCTATCTCTCTAGCCTAGTTAACAAGTAGAAAATTTTAACCAAAATCAAGTCATGGACTTTATAAATAGTAAAAGAAAAGTATATAATATATTcactagaaagaaaaaaaaaatatgcagaCTTTTCTCATTCTATGTTTGCCTAATGATATTTGCAAACTAAGTGGATGTGGTAAACGTTCTAGTGGTCAGTATAGTTCCAACATACGTGTCATTGTGGTATCCATTCCCCCCCTTtcctttttatcttttttaatggTAATGGAGAATTTGTATAACATCACCAACAAGTGTGCTACTACTCTTTGTTCACAAAAGTCAATAATCTAACAAGTTGGAATCTCAACTGCAGCTAAATATAATAACATCTTATGTTTGGAATAACCCCAAAAGTTCAActaaaagttaaaaacagaatcAGTAAGAATACATAAGTTGACAAAGTATTATACATGTCAACAGAAAATCAAATTAAgaagcaaaaaagaaaaaacataccTCAGATGGATGGGCATTGCCCCAGTCAACAGCAAATTTTAAGGATGGACATAAATCAGTAGAAGAGATCGGCCAATAATTTTTCTTAGGAACAAGACCGCGGCTGAAAAAATCTTCATATTGTGGGGATATTATTAGTGCAAGAGAACCACAAGAAAGAATATATTTCAGGCTCACAGACCAAGCATACCCTTCAGCATAGATTTTATACCTACAATGGAATCAAGGGGGAAAAAAACAGAATCATTTACCTACTTTCAGCACAGTAGTTTGAATGAACATGACCATTAGTAGACATGGTTTCCAAACACTGCATCAAGTTAATTAGAAAGTGTACTCACCGATAGTCACACTGATTAGAAAGTTTAGACTTTTCGTAACCCTCTTGTGCTTCTTTTGACCAATCCTGCTTGTAATAAGTGGAACACATCAgagaattgttttttttttttgttgttgaggCATTAATTGTACCTCTAACCACGGTTCAAGCTATAAAGTATCCGTTAATTCAACCTGACGCAAAATATGTGCTCCCCACTTCCGTGAGTGATTACAGTTTAGTAA from Cannabis sativa cultivar Pink pepper isolate KNU-18-1 chromosome 2, ASM2916894v1, whole genome shotgun sequence encodes:
- the LOC115719599 gene encoding probable pyridoxal 5'-phosphate synthase subunit PDX1; translation: MADTGVVTVYGNGAIYETAKKSPFSVKVGLAQMLRGGVIMDVVNAEQARIAEEAGACAVMALERVPADIRAQGGVARMSDPQLIKEIKQAVTIPVMAKARIGHFVEAQILEAIGVDYVDESEVLTLADEENHINKHNFRIPFVCGCRNLGEALRRIREGSAMIRTKGEAGTGNIIEAVRHVRSVMGDIRVLRNMDDDEVFSFAKKISAPYDLVMQTKQLGRLPVVHFAAGGVATPADAALMMQLGCDGVFVGSGVFKSGDPARRARAIVQAVTHYSDPDVLAEVSCGLGEAMVGINLNDEKVERYANRSE